A stretch of Lutra lutra chromosome 9, mLutLut1.2, whole genome shotgun sequence DNA encodes these proteins:
- the LOC125108982 gene encoding antileukoproteinase-like, with protein sequence MFSLDNRATPPLIMQSNSLFPLMLLVLGTLGPWPAEGDGIALKAGTCPFIPSSRCLSGYEEPECQSDWQCKERQICCSDICGFRCKDPINIFNPIRVKPGRCPVVTGQCLMLNPPNHCETDRQCVSDFKCCRGVCGKVCVSPV encoded by the exons ATGTTCTCCCTGGACAACAG GGCCACACCTCCTCTCATCATGCAGTCCAAcagcctcttccctctcatgcttcTTGTCCTGGGAACCCTGGGACCTTGGCCTGCAGAAGGAGATGGAATAG CGTTGAAAGCTGGAACCTGCCCTTTTATACCATCTTCTCGGTGCCTTTCTGGATATGAGGAACCTGAGTGCCAGAGTGACTGGCAGTGTAAAGAGAGGCAGATATGCTGCTCTGATATTTGTGGATTCAGATGCAAAGACCCCATTAACATCTTCAACCCga TTAGGGTGAAGCCTGGCAGGTGTCCCGTGGTCACTGGCCAGTGTCTGATGCTCAACCCCCCCAACCACTGTGAGACAGACCGCCAGTGTGTGAGTGACTTCAAGTGTTGTAGGGGCGTGTGCGGGAAAGTCTGCGTGTCCCCTGTGTAA